Proteins encoded in a region of the Pelobates fuscus isolate aPelFus1 chromosome 11, aPelFus1.pri, whole genome shotgun sequence genome:
- the LOC134577755 gene encoding alpha-tectorin-like: protein MLFIRKIAFLLAIILISSIGQGYSESEPLLYPYGPSEGDRTTPVDDDGASDNVPISVAFKFFSKEYKSLYVNNNGVISFKTAVSQYTPDAFPLTHGETFVTPFWGDVNNELSGNVYYRESTDDNLLKMITKDMEKHLPSQHFTAKWAFVATWDKVAYFGSKSHKVNTFQAALTTDGFRYFIILNYGDIQWTTGEASGGNPLTGLEGLPAQAGFNSGDNTHYFNIPGSRTAEVLKIKSTSNVNYPGRWIFRVDDFQVPGGCLFKSSFAKEGEEFWTDSTCTTKCLCKASGDVPCADESCSASAACVPSGSFFKCKEKEKVCF from the exons AACCTCTTCTTTATCCATACGGACCATCTGAAGGTGACAGAACTACTCCAGTGGATGATGATGGGGCGTCTGATAATGTTCCAATCTCAGTGGCTTTTAAATTCTTCAGTAAGGAATACAAATCCCTCTAT GTAAATAATAACGGAGTGATTTCCTTTAAAACGGCCGTTTCCCAATACACACCAGACGCTTTCCCCCTGACCCATGGAGAAACATTTGTGACCCCATTCTGGGGAGATGTGAACAATGAATTGTCTGGGAACGTGTATTACCGGGAGAGCACAGATGACAATCTGCTGAAAATGATAACCAAAGACATGGAAAAGCATCTACCAAGCCAACATTTCACTGCAAAATGGGCCTTTGTTGCCACATGGGACAAAGTGGCCTACTTCGGGTCAAAATCTCACAAG GTTAACACATTCCAAGCTGCCCTCACAACTGATGGGTTCAGATACTTCATCATCCTGAATTATGGTGACATCCAGTGGACAACAGGAGAAGCTAGTGGTGGTAATCCCCTTACAGGTCTGGAAGGATTACCAGCTCAG GCTGGATTCAATAGTGGTGATAATACTCACTACTTCAATATCCCTGGGTCCAGAACTGCAGAAGTCCTGAAGATTAAGTCAACCTCTAATGTCAACTATCCAGGTCGATGGATCTTTAGAGTCGATGATTTTCAAGTTCCTGGAGGCTGCTTGTTCaaat CCAGTTTTGCCAAAGAAGGTGAAGAGTTTTGGACAGATTCCACCTGCACCACCAAGTGTCTGTGTAAAGCTAGCGGGGACGTTCCTTGCGCTGATGAATCGTGCTCTGCGTCTGCCGCCTGTGTACCCTCAGGGTCCTTCTTCAAGtgcaaagaaaaagagaaagtTTGCTTTTAA